The Schistocerca gregaria isolate iqSchGreg1 chromosome 1, iqSchGreg1.2, whole genome shotgun sequence genome includes a window with the following:
- the LOC126341837 gene encoding UDP-N-acetylglucosamine transferase subunit ALG14 homolog, translating into MLVILLLSLLLLLIGRILYVVVNILIKRTQYNKHVCGNKIKTAIVIGSGGHTAEILRLTRCLNPSVYSPRIYIVASSDSSSETKIVSMEESLANKFNRDLKQAEFKIVKIPRSRSVSQSYFTSVFTTLHSFCVCVPIMWALRPKLLLCNGPGTCIPICIISFLMNVMFVSDTYIVFVESVCRVNTLSLSGKILYYVVDEFFVQWKELHQKYKRSKYFGRLV; encoded by the coding sequence ATGTTAGTAATACTTTTGTTGTCACTACTTTTACTTTTGATTGGGAGAATTTTGTATGTAGTAGTGAACATTTTAATTAAGAGAACACAGTACAATAAGCATGTCTGCGGCAACAAGATTAAAACGGCGATCGTAATTGGCTCCGGTGGCCACACAGCCGAAATACTAAGACTTACGCGATGCCTGAATCCAAGTGTCTACAGTCCCAGAATTTACATCGTGGCATCTTCAGACAGTTCTAGCGAAACCAAGATAGTGTCAATGGAAGAGTCTTTAGCAAACAAATTTAATCGTGATCTGAAGCAAGCAGAATTCAAGATAGTTAAGATACCACGTAGTAGGAGCGTCAGTCAGTCGTATTTTACATCTGTGTTTACAACTTTACATTCCTTCTGTGTATGTGTTCCAATTATGTGGGCCTTAAGGCCAAAATTACTGTTGTGCAATGGTCCTGGTACATGTATACCCATAtgcataatttcttttttaatgaacGTCATGTTTGTAAGTGATACCTATATAGTTTTTGTGGAGAGTGTGTGTAGAGTGAATACGTTATCTCTTTCTGGAAAAATATTGTATTATGTTGTAGACGAATTTTTTGTCCAGTGGAAAGAATTGCACCAAAAATATAAGAGAAGTAAATATTTTGGAAGACTGGTGTAA